The Henckelia pumila isolate YLH828 chromosome 2, ASM3356847v2, whole genome shotgun sequence genome includes a window with the following:
- the LOC140877634 gene encoding uncharacterized protein, whose product MATRRGRALQPPPPPPPPPPPAADVGTQVLAGLARILEQHVDAPRAGLGTVYEQFRKMNPKDFAGTTDPLVAEGWIHSLEVIFRYMQLGDPDRVHCDVFHLQDGAALWWDGVEKTVDTATLPWAEFRRFFFKKYFTADVRAHLKTEFLSLRQGDLSVAEFVVKFERGCHFVPLIGDDEAEKLQHFIVGLRPTIRRDVLMAKPADYASALRRALRSEQTLKDISTEA is encoded by the coding sequence ATGGCCACTCGTCGTGGACGTGCTCTGCAGCCACCGCCTCCTCCACCGCCGCCACCTCCACCAGCTGCGGATGTTGGGACGCAGGTGCTAGCGGGCTTAGCCCGTATCCTAGAGCAACATGTGGACGCTCCGAGGGCTGGACTTGGGACTGTTTATGAGCAGTTTaggaagatgaatccgaaggactttgctggcaccactgatccactgGTAGCGGAGGGATGGATCCATTCGCTTGAGGTGATCTTCCGCTATATGCAGTTGGGAGACCCGGATCGAGTCCATTGTGATGTCTTTCACCTCCAGGATGGTGCTGCTCTCTGGTGGGATGGAGTTGAGAAGACAGTGGACACGGCTACCCTGCCTTGGGCAGAATTTAGGagatttttctttaaaaagtATTTCACTGCGGATGTGAGGGCccatttgaagacggagttttTGAGCCTGCGACAGGGAGACCTATCAGTGGCTGAGTTTGTGGTGAAATTTGAGCGAGGTTGCCACTTTGTGCCTTTGATTGGGGATGATGAGGCGGAGAAGCTCCAGCACTTTATAGTAGGGCTACGACCCACTATCCGTCGAGATGTGCTCATGGCGAAGCCAGCTGACTATGCTTCGGCGCTCAGACGAGCTTTGAGGTCTGAGCAGACTTTGAAGGATATCAGCACTGAGGCGTAG